The Triticum dicoccoides isolate Atlit2015 ecotype Zavitan chromosome 6A, WEW_v2.0, whole genome shotgun sequence genome has a window encoding:
- the LOC119318106 gene encoding sentrin-specific protease 2-like isoform X4, producing the protein MRCLRHDDVFLHDDVINAYIYCISAQEHLQDRVGGMVHIASTFVSSLLKNDEVDRATHRHIVKRVNAFLEHDMVFLPVNIRKCHWYLSVINAKKQEIQVLDSLGVGMSRSDLTKMLQGLDQHLKIACNMPEFKRGDRWQDLDITNWKVVEQLQEPIQTDGRT; encoded by the exons ATGAGGTGCCTTAGGCATGATGATGTGTTTTTGCATGATGAT GTAATAAATGCATATATATACTGTATAAGTGCCCAGGAGCATCTGCAAGATAGAGTGGGTGGAATGGTACATATTGCAAGCACGTTTGTGTCTTCCCTGCTAAAGAACGATGAGGTAGACCGGGCAACACATCGCCACATTGTAAAACGAGTGAATGCTTTTTTGGAGCATGACATG GTATTCCTTCCAGTTAACATCAGAAAATGCCACTGGTATCTATCAGTAATCAATGCGAAGAAACAAGAGATACAGGTACTGGACTCGCTTGGAGTTGGAATGAGCCGAAGTGACCTCACTAAGATG TTACAAGGACTTGACCAGCATCTAAAAATCGCATGCAATATGCCAGAGTTTAAGAGAGGTGATAGGTGGCAGGACCTCGATATTACGAATTGGAAAGTCGTAGAACAGCTCCAAGAGCCAATCCAAACAGACGG GAGGACATGA
- the LOC119318106 gene encoding sentrin-specific protease 2-like isoform X2 yields MSLPEKTMLVHINDALLSNAEMRCLRHDDVFLHDDVINAYIYCISAQEHLQDRVGGMVHIASTFVSSLLKNDEVDRATHRHIVKRVNAFLEHDMVFLPVNIRKCHWYLSVINAKKQEIQVLDSLGVGMSRSDLTKMLQGLDQHLKIACNMPEFKRGDRWQDLDITNWKVVEQLQEPIQTDGRT; encoded by the exons ATGTCCTTACCTGAAAAAACTATGTTGGTGCACATCAATGATGCATTATTATCAAATGCAGAGATGAGGTGCCTTAGGCATGATGATGTGTTTTTGCATGATGAT GTAATAAATGCATATATATACTGTATAAGTGCCCAGGAGCATCTGCAAGATAGAGTGGGTGGAATGGTACATATTGCAAGCACGTTTGTGTCTTCCCTGCTAAAGAACGATGAGGTAGACCGGGCAACACATCGCCACATTGTAAAACGAGTGAATGCTTTTTTGGAGCATGACATG GTATTCCTTCCAGTTAACATCAGAAAATGCCACTGGTATCTATCAGTAATCAATGCGAAGAAACAAGAGATACAGGTACTGGACTCGCTTGGAGTTGGAATGAGCCGAAGTGACCTCACTAAGATG TTACAAGGACTTGACCAGCATCTAAAAATCGCATGCAATATGCCAGAGTTTAAGAGAGGTGATAGGTGGCAGGACCTCGATATTACGAATTGGAAAGTCGTAGAACAGCTCCAAGAGCCAATCCAAACAGACGG GAGGACATGA
- the LOC119316011 gene encoding uncharacterized protein LOC119316011, which translates to MRWWAGEQRSVTSRRTAVELCDSDRCRSVHGISGGFVFHQGYHQAALKPAPNLTRLLPTRCRRPSARPTLPTRCCCRPTAPPYPRASVANPTTSLNRTPTPSPSAPAAAFSPRSGLQQRPSLSPSAPAFSLPALRPSLSRASALSLLALRPSPFPSFGLLPLPSSGLLPPRAPASSLPALRPPRTPRSIRLATVVRSPSSPRSIRLSPRGSAASPFPRGPTAASPPPNRSVHKLGIWAALLAVVALLAVGDRSGVEVFKACLCLHADPSTSRQQLQDLRTTLGTEAKFIVVVVCNLLWEKVRRLSFQRVVATSPQHRLHPARRPASPQRAAAGVTLHRTLRNGGARGVRRRLPTIFVGCRKNKMHKFIFCMLFSTSTSQCSIQEVLAHAGWN; encoded by the exons ATGCGATGGTGGGCCGGTGAGCAAAGGAGCGTGACGAGCCGACGTACGGCCGTGGAATTGTGTGACAGCGATCGCTGTCGCTCCGTGCACGGAattagtggtggatttgtttttcatcaaggGTACCATCAGGCGGCGCTAAAG CCCGCCCCCAACCTAACCCGTCTCCTACCCACACGCTGCCGCCGGCCGTCCGCCCGCCCCACCCTACCCACGCGCTGCTGCTGCCGTCCGACCGCCCCACCCTACCCACGCGCCTCCGTCGCGAACCCCACCACATCCCTCAATCGCACACCGACGCCCTCTCcctccgctccggccgccgccttctcCCCGCGCTCCGGCCTGCAACAACGGCCTTCTCTCTCTCCCAGCGCTCCGGCCTTCTCTCTCCCAGCGCTCCGGCCTTCTCTCTCCCGCGCTTCGGCCCTCTCTCTCCTAGCGCTCCGGCCCTCTCCCTTCCCGAGcttcggcctcctccctctcccgagctccggcctcctccctcccCGCGCTCCAGCGTCCTCCCTCCCCGCGCTCCGGCCTCCTCGCACTCCTCGGTCTATTCGCCTTGCTACTGTGGTCCGGTCGCCTTCGTCACCGCGCTCCATCCGCCTTTCTCCTCGAGGTTCGGCCGCCTCCCCCTTTCCCCGAGGCCCCACGGCTGCGTCGCCGCCGCCCAACCGCTCGGTCCACAAGCTAGGGATCTGGGCCGCCCTCCTCGCCGTGGTGGCCCTACTGGCCGTTGGTGACAGAAGCGGGGTGGAGGTTTTTAAAGCTTGTCTG TGCCTGCATGCTGATCCATCTACAAGTAGACAACAATTGCAGGACCTGCGCACAACACTCG GTACCGAGGCAAAATTCATAGTTGTAGTTGTCTGCAATTTACTATGGGAAAAGGTCAGAAGATTGTCCTTCCAGCGTGTCGTGGCCACCTCCCCACAGCACCGCCTCCATCCAGCGCGCCGCCCTGCTTCCCCACAGCGTGCCGCCGCAGGCGTAACCCTACATCGCACATTGAGAAATGGTGGCGCGCGGGGTGTGAGGCGGCGTCTCCCCACCATTTTTGTAGGTTGCCGCAAAAACAAGATGCACAAGTTCATCTTTTGTATGCTTTTCAGTACATCTACTTCCCAATG CTCGATCCAGGAGGTGCTAGCTCATGCTGGCTGGAACTAG
- the LOC119318106 gene encoding uncharacterized protein LOC119318106 isoform X3, with amino-acid sequence MSLEETKTSASSIQPTDAQIEIANLRHTKPRRANTNITPQEMRCLRHDDVFLHDDVINAYIYCISAQEHLQDRVGGMVHIASTFVSSLLKNDEVFLPVNIRKCHWYLSVINAKKQEIQVLDSLGVGMSRSDLTKMLQGLDQHLKIACNMPEFKRGDRWQDLDITNWKVVEQLQEPIQTDGRT; translated from the exons ATGTCGTTGGAAGAGACTAAAACCTCAGCAAGTTCTATACAGCCTACAGATGCGCAGATAGAAATAGCCAATTTACGTCATACCAAACCAAGAAGAGCAAATACAAATATTACACCACAAG AGATGAGGTGCCTTAGGCATGATGATGTGTTTTTGCATGATGAT GTAATAAATGCATATATATACTGTATAAGTGCCCAGGAGCATCTGCAAGATAGAGTGGGTGGAATGGTACATATTGCAAGCACGTTTGTGTCTTCCCTGCTAAAGAACGATGAG GTATTCCTTCCAGTTAACATCAGAAAATGCCACTGGTATCTATCAGTAATCAATGCGAAGAAACAAGAGATACAGGTACTGGACTCGCTTGGAGTTGGAATGAGCCGAAGTGACCTCACTAAGATG TTACAAGGACTTGACCAGCATCTAAAAATCGCATGCAATATGCCAGAGTTTAAGAGAGGTGATAGGTGGCAGGACCTCGATATTACGAATTGGAAAGTCGTAGAACAGCTCCAAGAGCCAATCCAAACAGACGG GAGGACATGA
- the LOC119318106 gene encoding uncharacterized protein LOC119318106 isoform X1 — MSLEETKTSASSIQPTDAQIEIANLRHTKPRRANTNITPQEMRCLRHDDVFLHDDVINAYIYCISAQEHLQDRVGGMVHIASTFVSSLLKNDEVDRATHRHIVKRVNAFLEHDMVFLPVNIRKCHWYLSVINAKKQEIQVLDSLGVGMSRSDLTKMLQGLDQHLKIACNMPEFKRGDRWQDLDITNWKVVEQLQEPIQTDGRT, encoded by the exons ATGTCGTTGGAAGAGACTAAAACCTCAGCAAGTTCTATACAGCCTACAGATGCGCAGATAGAAATAGCCAATTTACGTCATACCAAACCAAGAAGAGCAAATACAAATATTACACCACAAG AGATGAGGTGCCTTAGGCATGATGATGTGTTTTTGCATGATGAT GTAATAAATGCATATATATACTGTATAAGTGCCCAGGAGCATCTGCAAGATAGAGTGGGTGGAATGGTACATATTGCAAGCACGTTTGTGTCTTCCCTGCTAAAGAACGATGAGGTAGACCGGGCAACACATCGCCACATTGTAAAACGAGTGAATGCTTTTTTGGAGCATGACATG GTATTCCTTCCAGTTAACATCAGAAAATGCCACTGGTATCTATCAGTAATCAATGCGAAGAAACAAGAGATACAGGTACTGGACTCGCTTGGAGTTGGAATGAGCCGAAGTGACCTCACTAAGATG TTACAAGGACTTGACCAGCATCTAAAAATCGCATGCAATATGCCAGAGTTTAAGAGAGGTGATAGGTGGCAGGACCTCGATATTACGAATTGGAAAGTCGTAGAACAGCTCCAAGAGCCAATCCAAACAGACGG GAGGACATGA